Proteins from a genomic interval of Arachis hypogaea cultivar Tifrunner chromosome 10, arahy.Tifrunner.gnm2.J5K5, whole genome shotgun sequence:
- the LOC112714326 gene encoding pyruvate dehydrogenase E1 component subunit beta-3, chloroplastic isoform X1: MATLFQGLPSSTAFSSSNKFNHAPAPTSFSGTWNNERKSSIVTVRSDARWSPVLNSATHKPQRLITNAVATKADSSLASTSSKPGHELLLFEALREGLEEEMERDPCVCVMGEDVGHYGGSYKVTKGLATKFGDLRVLDTPIAENSFTGMGIGAAMTGLRPIIEGMNMGFLLLAFNQISNNCGMLHYTSGGQFKIPVVIRGPGGVGRQLGAEHSQRLESYFQSIPGIQMVACSTPYNAKGLMKAAIRSENPVILFEHVLLYNLKDRIPDEEYVLSLEEAEMVRPGEHVTILTYSRMRYHVMQAAKTLVNKGYDPEVIDIRSLKPFDLHTIGKSVKKTHRVLIVEECMRTGGIGASLTAAITENFNDDLDAPIVCLSSQDVPTPYAGTLEEWTVVQPAQIVTAVEQLCQ, translated from the exons ATGGCCACCCTTTTCCAAGGACTTCCATCTTCCACCGCATTCTCTTCCTCCAACAAATTCAACCACGCTCCAGCCCCTACATCCTTTTCAGGTACCTGGAATAATG AGAGGAAATCTAGCATAGTTACTGTCAGATCTGATGCGAGGTGGAGCCCTGTTCTTAACTCTGCAACTCACAAGCCTCAGCGCTTGATTACTAATGCTGTTGCA ACAAAGGCAGACAGTTCCTTGGCCTCTACGTCATCAAAACCTGG GCATGAACTTCTCCTTTTTGAAGCCCTGCGTGAAGGTTTGGAAGAAGAAATGGAGAGGGATCCATGTGTGTGTGTCATGGGGGAAGATGTAGGCCACTATGGAGGATCTTACAAGGTGACTAAGGGCCTGGCCACTAAGTTTGGGGACCTCAGGGTCTTGGACACTCCTATTGCTGAGAACTCCTTCACCGGCATGGGCATTGGAGCTGCCATGACTGGTCTGAGGCCAATTATTGAGGGCATGAATATGGGGTTTCTCCTTCTGGCATTCAACCAAATCTCCAACAATTGCGGCATGCTCCATTACACGTCCGGAGGCCAGTTTAAGATACCAGTTGTTATTCGCGGACCAGGTGGAGTTGGGCGGCAACTTGGTGCCGAGCACTCACAGCGACTGGAGTCATATTTCCAGTCTATCCCTGGCATTCAGATGGTGGCATGCTCAACCCCTTACAATGCCAAGGGGCTGATGAAAGCTGCAATCCGAAGCGAGAACCCAGTGATTCTTTTCGAGCACGTCTTGCTTTATAACCTCAAGGATAGAATTCCGGACGAAGAGTATGTATTATCGCTGGAAGAAGCAGAGATGGTTCGACCCGGGGAGCACGTGACCATCTTAACATACTCCAGGATGAGGTACCATGTGATGCAAGCCGCAAAGACATTGGTGAACAAAGGGTATGATCCGGAAGTGATTGATATCAGGTCCTTGAAGCCATTTGACCTTCACACGATAGGGAAGTCAGTGAAGAAGACTCATAGAGTGCTGATAGTGGAAGAGTGCATGAGGACAGGTGGAATTGGTGCAAGTCTCACAGCTGCCATCACTGAGAATTTCAACGATGATTTAGATGCTCCAATTGTGTGCTTATCTTCTCAGGATGTGCCAACCCCATATGCCGGAACGTTGGAGGAATGGACCGTGGTTCAACCTGCTCAGATTGTCACAGCAGTTGAGCAACTCTGCCAATAA
- the LOC112714326 gene encoding pyruvate dehydrogenase E1 component subunit beta-3, chloroplastic isoform X2, translating to MATLFQGLPSSTAFSSSNKFNHAPAPTSFSERKSSIVTVRSDARWSPVLNSATHKPQRLITNAVATKADSSLASTSSKPGHELLLFEALREGLEEEMERDPCVCVMGEDVGHYGGSYKVTKGLATKFGDLRVLDTPIAENSFTGMGIGAAMTGLRPIIEGMNMGFLLLAFNQISNNCGMLHYTSGGQFKIPVVIRGPGGVGRQLGAEHSQRLESYFQSIPGIQMVACSTPYNAKGLMKAAIRSENPVILFEHVLLYNLKDRIPDEEYVLSLEEAEMVRPGEHVTILTYSRMRYHVMQAAKTLVNKGYDPEVIDIRSLKPFDLHTIGKSVKKTHRVLIVEECMRTGGIGASLTAAITENFNDDLDAPIVCLSSQDVPTPYAGTLEEWTVVQPAQIVTAVEQLCQ from the exons ATGGCCACCCTTTTCCAAGGACTTCCATCTTCCACCGCATTCTCTTCCTCCAACAAATTCAACCACGCTCCAGCCCCTACATCCTTTTCAG AGAGGAAATCTAGCATAGTTACTGTCAGATCTGATGCGAGGTGGAGCCCTGTTCTTAACTCTGCAACTCACAAGCCTCAGCGCTTGATTACTAATGCTGTTGCA ACAAAGGCAGACAGTTCCTTGGCCTCTACGTCATCAAAACCTGG GCATGAACTTCTCCTTTTTGAAGCCCTGCGTGAAGGTTTGGAAGAAGAAATGGAGAGGGATCCATGTGTGTGTGTCATGGGGGAAGATGTAGGCCACTATGGAGGATCTTACAAGGTGACTAAGGGCCTGGCCACTAAGTTTGGGGACCTCAGGGTCTTGGACACTCCTATTGCTGAGAACTCCTTCACCGGCATGGGCATTGGAGCTGCCATGACTGGTCTGAGGCCAATTATTGAGGGCATGAATATGGGGTTTCTCCTTCTGGCATTCAACCAAATCTCCAACAATTGCGGCATGCTCCATTACACGTCCGGAGGCCAGTTTAAGATACCAGTTGTTATTCGCGGACCAGGTGGAGTTGGGCGGCAACTTGGTGCCGAGCACTCACAGCGACTGGAGTCATATTTCCAGTCTATCCCTGGCATTCAGATGGTGGCATGCTCAACCCCTTACAATGCCAAGGGGCTGATGAAAGCTGCAATCCGAAGCGAGAACCCAGTGATTCTTTTCGAGCACGTCTTGCTTTATAACCTCAAGGATAGAATTCCGGACGAAGAGTATGTATTATCGCTGGAAGAAGCAGAGATGGTTCGACCCGGGGAGCACGTGACCATCTTAACATACTCCAGGATGAGGTACCATGTGATGCAAGCCGCAAAGACATTGGTGAACAAAGGGTATGATCCGGAAGTGATTGATATCAGGTCCTTGAAGCCATTTGACCTTCACACGATAGGGAAGTCAGTGAAGAAGACTCATAGAGTGCTGATAGTGGAAGAGTGCATGAGGACAGGTGGAATTGGTGCAAGTCTCACAGCTGCCATCACTGAGAATTTCAACGATGATTTAGATGCTCCAATTGTGTGCTTATCTTCTCAGGATGTGCCAACCCCATATGCCGGAACGTTGGAGGAATGGACCGTGGTTCAACCTGCTCAGATTGTCACAGCAGTTGAGCAACTCTGCCAATAA